In uncultured Bacteroides sp., one genomic interval encodes:
- a CDS encoding DEAD/DEAH box helicase produces METIIDKNNKEQQLAYKFIAETNNSFFLTGKAGTGKTTFLKAIQNQIDKNFIVLAPTGIAAINAGGETIHSFFRFPFEAMDITVYGTLNSEKISLLFQTDTIIIDEVSMVRCDMVDAIDRTLRKYLHNSLPFGGKQVVFTGDMFQLEPVLLKGADMELITDEYHTEKPYFFKAHVFERLNLPRIEFKHIYRQEDPVFVNLLDHVRAGHITYDDVRLINSRVKLPEEGTDLFITLTPYNQKAKEINDTALSKLPDKPFTYEAVISGKFSEGKQNLERVLEFKVGSQVMFTKNDSCHRWANGTLGKIVTLEENNITVETSEGKRYEVNQATWESVEYKYDKELKKTAKEVVGTFTQYPLKLAWAITIHKSQGLTFDKLAIDFSRGVFADGQTYVALSRARSLEGLYLISPIKFGYVHTGSEVLSFTGKCNDEVEIASELDFGTAVFPLLKNNDYDGAAKILLTMGIDQMNRNNVELASYLLDQSLNYVICDDELFDSGYSCTLFNEHTGLSHYSNAVVCLYSREYEKALRCINTYLEQQKTVNSLYVKSRALTFLERYKEADNVHSEIVDLLGSTDVDYKSYYRIALLNVLKCGDPGFGIMQRLIMYQPKYYNAYQALREIVHYKNHILILKDEDQNPLIQVFCNIFDDKAFKILFEKEAGLGSEEFKKFYEVIMNQTLE; encoded by the coding sequence ATGGAAACAATTATCGATAAAAATAATAAAGAACAGCAACTTGCCTATAAATTTATTGCCGAAACCAATAATTCTTTTTTCCTAACAGGTAAAGCGGGAACCGGTAAGACGACGTTTCTTAAAGCCATTCAAAATCAAATTGACAAGAATTTCATTGTATTGGCACCAACCGGAATAGCCGCTATTAATGCTGGAGGTGAAACGATTCATTCCTTTTTCAGATTTCCGTTTGAAGCAATGGATATTACTGTATATGGGACACTAAATTCAGAAAAGATTTCTTTATTGTTTCAGACGGATACAATTATTATCGACGAAGTGTCAATGGTTAGATGCGACATGGTGGATGCTATTGATCGCACACTCAGAAAATATCTTCATAATTCATTGCCTTTTGGAGGAAAACAGGTGGTTTTTACCGGTGATATGTTTCAATTGGAGCCAGTACTTCTTAAAGGAGCTGATATGGAATTGATAACAGATGAATATCATACTGAAAAGCCGTATTTCTTCAAAGCTCATGTGTTTGAACGTTTAAATCTTCCACGTATTGAATTTAAGCATATTTATCGTCAGGAAGATCCGGTATTCGTCAATCTGCTGGATCATGTACGTGCCGGTCACATTACTTATGATGATGTCAGATTAATCAATTCACGGGTTAAATTGCCCGAGGAAGGCACAGATCTGTTCATTACTTTAACACCTTACAATCAGAAAGCAAAGGAAATTAATGATACCGCATTGTCCAAACTTCCAGATAAACCATTCACTTATGAAGCTGTAATTAGTGGCAAATTTTCAGAAGGCAAGCAAAACTTAGAAAGAGTGCTTGAATTTAAAGTCGGTTCACAGGTTATGTTCACAAAGAATGATTCGTGCCACCGTTGGGCAAATGGAACTCTTGGTAAAATAGTTACTCTTGAAGAAAATAATATAACTGTTGAGACCTCAGAAGGAAAAAGATATGAAGTGAATCAGGCAACATGGGAGTCTGTTGAATATAAATATGACAAAGAACTTAAAAAAACAGCTAAAGAGGTTGTGGGTACATTTACTCAGTATCCATTAAAACTGGCTTGGGCCATTACCATCCATAAGAGCCAGGGATTGACATTTGACAAACTTGCTATTGACTTTAGCAGAGGCGTTTTTGCTGATGGCCAGACTTATGTAGCATTAAGCCGGGCCCGTTCTCTGGAAGGCCTTTATTTAATCAGTCCCATTAAATTTGGCTATGTGCATACAGGCTCTGAAGTACTATCCTTTACCGGTAAATGCAATGACGAAGTTGAAATAGCCTCAGAATTAGATTTTGGCACAGCTGTATTTCCATTGCTTAAAAATAATGATTACGATGGCGCAGCTAAAATTTTGTTGACTATGGGCATTGATCAGATGAATCGTAATAACGTTGAGCTGGCTTCTTATCTGTTAGATCAGTCTTTAAACTACGTTATTTGCGATGATGAACTGTTCGATAGTGGTTACAGCTGTACTCTTTTTAATGAACATACCGGCCTGTCTCATTATTCCAATGCAGTGGTTTGCCTTTATTCAAGAGAATATGAAAAAGCACTTCGTTGTATTAATACGTATCTTGAGCAGCAAAAAACAGTAAATTCACTGTATGTAAAATCTCGTGCGCTAACTTTTTTAGAACGTTATAAAGAAGCTGATAATGTTCATTCTGAAATTGTCGATTTATTAGGCAGTACCGATGTTGATTATAAATCTTATTATCGTATAGCTCTTTTGAATGTCTTGAAATGTGGAGATCCGGGATTTGGCATTATGCAGCGACTTATTATGTACCAGCCAAAATATTACAATGCTTACCAGGCTCTTAGAGAAATCGTGCATTATAAGAACCATATTTTGATTTTAAAAGATGAAGATCAAAATCCTCTAATACAGGTTTTTTGTAATATTTTTGATGATAAAGCCTTCAAAATCCTTTTTGAAAAAGAAGCCGGTTTAGGTTCTGAGGAATTCAAAAAATTCTACGAAGTGATAATGAATCAAACTCTTGAGTGA
- a CDS encoding tetratricopeptide repeat protein, producing the protein MKKYIILISLVILSTRILAQGIYDGLFTKSLLEEKYNDADYWLQKGANINLADTAGLSVLHYAASNDKRALAEWLILKGANINATDRNMSTPLMYAANNGHLRMCYLLYSKGADLQKMNIKGKVAKDYANRTGYLRVAKFLLNPKSYSIIPTSEEFYLEANQCIEKKDTIKAVKLLEQAIIASKTELLPLHAFNFTLFESIGSLYKQLNELPKLKTTLDEYIGLKRSILSETSIEFAEVLQDVAAIYSDIKEYSKAESFSLQSLNIIKTTLSEQNEKYADNLLNLGMLYAEMHEDIKAEQCYLRYLKIRKSLFGENDSEYNVVLYLLANFYRDTYKLPLAEKYYIEVIDKWNIIHGRNSNEYIAKILGLAKIYLSEKEYTKAEPLFIEAKDLRKEMYGINSLEYANSLSDLGELYSEKKEFERAESSYLEALRISKEKSGDNSIDCAVISDNLGVLYSKMLRYNQAESIQLKALKIKKEVYGEKSLEYALSLYNLGSLYQDMGFYSKAEPLYQQALRIRKEILGEKHPDYITSINNLATLYADLGNYSQANMLYSQGLNILKETSGENSSDYALFLNNLAILNKDMGLYSQAKNLCEQVLKIRKNILGEKHPDYALALNNAASLNEEMGNYSHTDTLYNESLRITKDILGENHPQYLNTLNNLAGCYMNEGAYSKAETLYKLCLNSRKKVLGENHPDYATSLNNMGVISKIMGKYSNAVEYYKEALKIRKEILGERHPEYIKGLSNLGLLYEEMGNYIEAKTILIQVVKNREQILGINHPDYAISLNNLAAYYDEVGNYTECEKLYLESLNIERSVVGKNHPYYAIILDNFAGHYANMGQYSKAEPLYIQALKIRKERLGESHPDYATSLNNLAGFYEKMGNYPEAEKLFEQALKIRKESFGENHPIYAATLSNLSGVYLSQKKFEKTELLLIKALKIKKTTLGEVNLDYATSLNNLAWLYLNMKDYVRAEPLFIEALKITRNVIGENNPSYATILSSLAVIYTNTNKYIKAIPLFEQVLKIDSITYGKNHHKYFEALYGLAVINIKSGNFTKGAPLFMNAYYGSKDLIGHYFGFLSEKERALYWESKQDDFNFGYQSFAYRYRQKPSISTFAYDNALFTKGLLLNTSLQIQNAVLQSGDTALVNTWEKIRIIKRQIDMVQKKPLAEQTELTELENQADKLDKELTQKSQLYKQSQEALQVKWQDVQKGLKENEAAIEFVSFKYYSNKSIYTDSTLYYALVLKKNATYPELIPLFEQRQLDSLFTVSKKVNQLYTYQLSHDVDKTPTKELNYGEKLYRLVWKPLEGSLQNIKSIYYSPAGSLNKVAFAAIPVDSTLLLSDKYELYQVTNTREIINRNSQSRSAKQAALFGGIQYELTETVASQVQPITTATMSLRSVFVPDSTTTRSTGFGYLRGTADEVNTISQNFTKNGFTCQLFTGTAASEANFKKLSGKNTDIIHIATHGFYLPVEDTKKKDFRFMGLDDNHRNVIYHNPLLRSGLALSGANRVWKGDTIPDTWEDGILTSQEISQLNLTKTDLVVLSACETGLGDVKGSEGVFGLQRAFKMAGVQTLIMSLWKVPDMQTSQLMQGFYKYWLGGMSKHDAFKKAQKGVRALNPNPYYWAAFIMLDGI; encoded by the coding sequence ATGAAAAAATACATAATTTTAATTTCACTAGTTATATTGTCAACTAGGATTCTAGCACAAGGAATTTATGATGGTTTGTTTACAAAATCTTTGTTGGAAGAAAAATATAATGATGCTGATTATTGGCTTCAAAAAGGAGCTAATATTAACCTAGCTGATACCGCTGGTTTAAGTGTATTACATTATGCCGCAAGCAATGACAAACGTGCGTTAGCTGAATGGTTAATATTGAAAGGTGCCAATATAAATGCCACAGATCGAAATATGTCAACACCTTTAATGTATGCAGCCAATAATGGTCATTTGCGAATGTGTTATTTGCTTTATTCAAAAGGAGCTGATTTGCAAAAAATGAATATTAAAGGAAAAGTAGCAAAAGACTATGCTAATAGAACCGGATATTTAAGAGTGGCTAAGTTCCTTCTAAATCCAAAATCGTACAGCATTATACCTACTTCAGAGGAGTTTTATCTTGAAGCAAATCAATGCATTGAAAAAAAAGATACAATTAAAGCAGTCAAATTACTTGAACAAGCAATAATTGCATCCAAAACAGAACTTTTGCCATTACATGCTTTCAATTTTACTTTGTTTGAATCTATAGGGTCACTATACAAGCAGCTCAATGAATTGCCTAAATTAAAAACCACATTAGATGAATATATTGGACTAAAAAGAAGTATATTAAGTGAAACCAGCATAGAATTTGCAGAGGTTTTACAAGATGTAGCGGCTATTTATTCTGATATCAAAGAATACTCAAAAGCAGAGTCTTTTAGTTTACAGTCCTTAAATATTATCAAAACTACTTTGAGCGAACAAAATGAAAAATATGCAGATAATCTTTTGAATTTAGGAATGCTATATGCTGAAATGCATGAAGATATTAAAGCGGAACAATGTTATTTGAGATACTTGAAAATTAGAAAATCTCTGTTCGGTGAAAATGATTCAGAGTATAACGTCGTTTTGTATTTATTGGCAAATTTTTATAGAGACACTTATAAATTGCCTCTTGCAGAGAAATATTATATTGAAGTAATTGACAAATGGAATATAATTCATGGTAGAAATAGTAATGAATATATTGCTAAAATATTGGGATTAGCCAAAATATATTTATCTGAAAAAGAATATACTAAAGCTGAGCCATTATTCATAGAGGCAAAGGATTTACGAAAAGAAATGTATGGCATAAATAGTCTCGAATATGCAAACTCACTTAGTGATTTAGGTGAGTTATATTCAGAAAAAAAAGAATTTGAACGAGCAGAATCCTCATATCTTGAAGCACTAAGAATTTCAAAAGAGAAATCTGGAGATAACAGCATTGACTGTGCTGTTATTTCTGATAATTTGGGCGTTTTATATTCTAAAATGCTTAGATATAATCAAGCAGAATCTATACAACTTAAGGCGCTGAAAATAAAAAAAGAGGTGTATGGCGAAAAGAGTTTGGAATATGCTTTATCTCTTTATAATCTTGGAAGTTTATACCAAGATATGGGATTTTACTCAAAAGCAGAACCCCTCTATCAACAAGCACTGAGAATTAGAAAAGAAATATTAGGGGAGAAGCATCCAGACTACATAACATCAATAAATAATTTGGCGACTTTATACGCAGATTTAGGTAATTATTCACAAGCCAATATGCTATATTCTCAAGGACTTAATATTTTAAAAGAAACATCTGGTGAAAATAGTTCAGATTATGCGCTTTTCTTGAATAATTTAGCAATTTTAAATAAAGATATGGGGCTGTATTCACAAGCTAAGAATTTATGTGAGCAAGTTTTAAAGATAAGAAAAAATATATTAGGGGAAAAGCATCCAGACTATGCACTTGCATTAAATAATGCTGCAAGTTTGAATGAAGAAATGGGGAATTACTCACATACTGATACGCTTTATAATGAGTCATTGAGAATCACGAAAGATATTTTGGGAGAGAATCATCCTCAATATTTAAATACTCTTAATAATTTAGCTGGTTGTTATATGAATGAGGGTGCATATTCAAAAGCAGAAACTTTGTATAAATTGTGTTTAAATAGCCGAAAAAAAGTACTAGGAGAGAATCATCCTGATTATGCTACATCGCTTAATAATATGGGTGTTATATCAAAAATTATGGGTAAATATTCTAATGCTGTAGAATATTATAAAGAAGCATTAAAAATTAGAAAAGAAATACTTGGGGAAAGACATCCTGAATACATCAAAGGATTAAGTAATTTAGGGCTATTATATGAGGAAATGGGTAATTATATAGAAGCAAAAACTATTTTAATACAAGTCGTCAAAAATAGAGAACAAATTCTAGGTATAAATCACCCTGATTATGCTATTTCACTCAATAATTTGGCGGCATATTATGATGAAGTAGGAAATTACACTGAGTGCGAAAAGTTATATTTAGAATCGTTAAATATAGAGAGATCTGTAGTCGGTAAGAATCATCCATATTATGCTATTATCTTAGATAATTTTGCTGGTCATTACGCGAATATGGGGCAATATTCAAAGGCAGAGCCACTTTATATACAGGCACTTAAAATTAGAAAAGAAAGGTTGGGTGAAAGTCATCCAGATTATGCAACTTCACTGAATAATTTGGCTGGTTTTTATGAAAAAATGGGTAATTATCCTGAAGCAGAAAAACTTTTTGAACAAGCTTTAAAAATTAGAAAAGAATCATTCGGTGAGAATCATCCTATTTATGCAGCTACTCTGAGTAATTTGTCGGGAGTTTATCTTAGCCAAAAAAAATTTGAGAAAACAGAGTTGCTTTTAATAAAAGCATTAAAAATAAAAAAAACTACATTAGGGGAAGTAAATCTGGATTATGCAACTTCGCTCAATAATTTAGCATGGCTTTATCTGAATATGAAAGATTATGTAAGAGCCGAGCCACTCTTTATTGAAGCTTTAAAAATAACAAGGAATGTTATAGGTGAAAACAATCCATCTTATGCAACTATACTTAGTAGCTTGGCAGTCATTTATACAAATACGAATAAGTACATAAAAGCTATTCCATTATTTGAACAAGTTCTAAAAATAGACAGTATTACTTATGGTAAAAATCATCATAAATATTTTGAAGCTTTATATGGATTAGCGGTTATCAATATAAAATCTGGAAATTTTACTAAGGGTGCGCCTCTTTTTATGAATGCATATTATGGTTCTAAAGATCTGATTGGGCACTATTTTGGATTCCTTTCAGAAAAAGAAAGAGCATTATACTGGGAAAGTAAACAAGATGATTTTAATTTTGGATATCAATCGTTTGCATATAGATATCGTCAAAAACCGTCCATATCCACCTTTGCCTACGATAATGCCTTATTTACAAAAGGTTTGTTGTTAAATACTTCGTTGCAGATTCAAAATGCCGTGTTACAAAGTGGCGATACCGCATTGGTAAATACTTGGGAAAAGATACGGATCATTAAACGGCAAATAGATATGGTACAAAAGAAACCGTTGGCAGAACAAACCGAATTAACAGAGTTGGAAAATCAGGCCGATAAGTTGGATAAAGAATTGACTCAGAAGTCTCAACTTTACAAACAAAGTCAGGAAGCGTTGCAGGTTAAATGGCAAGACGTACAAAAAGGGCTAAAAGAAAACGAAGCCGCCATAGAGTTTGTTAGCTTTAAATATTATAGTAATAAATCAATATATACAGACAGTACTTTATATTATGCATTGGTATTAAAGAAAAACGCAACTTATCCGGAGCTAATTCCGCTATTTGAGCAACGGCAGTTGGATAGCTTGTTTACGGTAAGTAAAAAAGTAAACCAGCTTTACACATATCAGTTGAGTCATGATGTTGATAAAACGCCCACCAAGGAATTAAATTATGGTGAAAAACTATATCGATTGGTTTGGAAACCATTAGAAGGAAGCTTGCAGAATATAAAAAGCATTTACTATTCACCTGCGGGCAGTTTAAACAAGGTGGCTTTTGCAGCTATTCCGGTTGATAGTACTTTGTTGTTGTCCGACAAATACGAATTGTATCAAGTAACCAATACCCGGGAAATTATAAATCGTAACAGCCAGTCGAGATCTGCCAAACAAGCAGCTTTGTTTGGTGGCATTCAGTATGAACTCACAGAAACTGTGGCGTCACAAGTGCAACCAATAACAACTGCTACCATGTCCTTGCGTTCCGTTTTTGTACCGGATAGCACCACTACACGCTCAACCGGTTTTGGTTACTTAAGAGGTACAGCTGACGAAGTAAATACTATCAGTCAGAATTTCACTAAGAATGGATTTACCTGTCAACTATTTACTGGAACGGCTGCCAGCGAAGCCAATTTTAAAAAGCTAAGCGGAAAGAATACAGACATTATCCACATTGCCACACACGGTTTCTATTTACCTGTAGAAGATACCAAGAAAAAAGATTTTCGTTTTATGGGGCTGGACGACAACCACCGAAATGTTATATATCACAATCCGCTGTTGCGTTCGGGCTTAGCTTTGTCGGGTGCTAACCGAGTGTGGAAAGGCGACACAATTCCAGATACATGGGAAGATGGCATCTTAACCTCTCAAGAAATATCGCAGCTCAACTTAACTAAAACAGACCTGGTGGTACTATCGGCTTGCGAAACAGGTTTGGGCGATGTAAAAGGGAGTGAAGGTGTTTTTGGTTTACAACGTGCCTTTAAAATGGCAGGCGTACAAACGTTGATTATGAGTCTTTGGAAAGTACCTGACATGCAAACTTCGCAACTGATGCAAGGTTTCTATAAATATTGGCTTGGTGGTATGAGTAAACACGATGCGTTCAAGAAAGCACAAAAAGGAGTAAGAGCATTGAACCCAAATCCGTATTATTGGGCTGCATTTATTATGTTGGATGGGATTTAG
- a CDS encoding SGNH/GDSL hydrolase family protein — MKKYVITLLLVVLNLAPALVNAQNGQSAMGKMTIKENEKTLNTQWQGKKIAFLGDSMTDPGNNATSVWYWQYLKELLGINYCVYAKSGYQWDGIYKMADKLYSEKADSIDAIFIWAGTNDYNHNTPLGKFFTETTQKTNFNGQTVTRKHREPIFCDSTFCGRINKVMSFLKTHYGNKQIVIMTPIHRAFATFSQKNVQPDENYANDLGLYIDSYIDVLKQASNYWAVPLIDLHSISGLYPLYDSNVPYFHDSKTDRLHPNALGHYRLAKTIQYQLLALPSTF, encoded by the coding sequence ATGAAGAAGTATGTAATTACATTATTGCTGGTTGTACTAAACTTGGCACCAGCTTTAGTTAATGCCCAGAATGGACAATCGGCCATGGGAAAGATGACTATTAAAGAAAACGAAAAGACACTTAACACACAATGGCAGGGCAAAAAGATAGCATTTCTAGGCGATTCAATGACCGATCCCGGCAATAATGCCACATCCGTATGGTACTGGCAATATCTGAAAGAACTTCTGGGCATTAATTATTGTGTATATGCAAAGAGTGGCTACCAATGGGATGGTATATATAAAATGGCGGATAAGTTATACAGCGAAAAAGCAGATTCTATTGATGCCATTTTTATTTGGGCAGGTACAAATGATTATAACCACAATACTCCGCTGGGCAAGTTCTTTACTGAAACAACTCAAAAGACTAATTTCAACGGACAAACAGTAACACGCAAGCATCGTGAACCAATATTTTGCGACTCAACTTTCTGTGGCAGGATTAACAAAGTAATGTCATTTCTGAAAACACATTATGGTAATAAACAAATTGTTATTATGACACCGATTCATCGCGCTTTCGCTACATTCAGCCAAAAGAATGTGCAGCCTGATGAGAACTATGCAAATGATCTCGGTCTATACATTGATTCATATATAGATGTTTTAAAGCAAGCTAGCAATTATTGGGCTGTTCCGCTAATTGATTTGCATTCTATAAGCGGGCTGTATCCATTATACGATTCCAACGTTCCGTATTTTCATGACAGCAAAACCGATCGTCTGCATCCAAATGCTTTAGGTCATTATCGTTTAGCTAAGACTATACAATATCAGTTGTTGGCTTTGCCGAGTACATTCTAA
- a CDS encoding caspase family protein, whose product MIKKSYFFIALVLFLSIHVNAKKVALLVGIGNYPTSGGWQIISSTNDIYLLKPLLTAKGFKVNILVNAQATKTGIETGLNKLIKSTSTGDEIFVHFSCHGQQMEDDNGDETDDGLDEAIIPYNAQRMYEKGIYEGKNHFRDDLLGKYIEVLRKKVGPKGSIFLSLDACHSGDGVRGEAEVEDGDEDLAIRGDSYIFSPNPRFIRQQRSNRHKPTLKNAQLAPITVVSACQPSESNFETKDKTNKHFGSLSYLLANIIRQSPNVSFTSWGNSVKVDYKSVMKYQKPYIEGDF is encoded by the coding sequence ATGATAAAGAAGTCTTATTTCTTCATTGCGTTGGTTTTATTTCTTTCAATTCATGTAAATGCAAAGAAAGTGGCTCTCCTTGTAGGGATTGGTAACTATCCGACATCCGGTGGGTGGCAAATAATTAGTTCTACAAATGATATTTATTTATTAAAACCTTTGTTGACGGCTAAAGGATTTAAAGTAAATATCCTTGTTAATGCGCAAGCTACAAAAACGGGGATTGAGACTGGATTAAATAAACTCATCAAAAGCACTTCAACCGGTGATGAAATTTTCGTTCATTTCTCTTGCCACGGTCAGCAAATGGAGGACGATAACGGAGATGAAACAGATGATGGCCTGGATGAAGCTATTATTCCCTATAATGCCCAGCGTATGTATGAAAAAGGGATTTATGAAGGAAAGAATCATTTCAGGGATGACCTTTTAGGAAAATATATAGAAGTACTTAGAAAGAAAGTAGGTCCAAAAGGAAGCATCTTTCTTTCACTGGATGCTTGTCATAGTGGTGATGGCGTTCGTGGTGAAGCCGAAGTGGAAGATGGAGATGAAGATTTAGCAATTCGTGGAGATAGTTACATTTTTAGCCCAAATCCTCGCTTCATTCGTCAACAAAGAAGCAATCGACATAAACCGACATTGAAGAATGCCCAATTAGCTCCAATCACAGTAGTAAGTGCTTGTCAACCCTCAGAATCAAATTTTGAAACGAAAGATAAGACGAACAAACACTTCGGATCACTTTCTTATTTGCTTGCCAATATTATCAGACAATCTCCAAATGTATCTTTTACCTCATGGGGCAATTCGGTAAAGGTTGATTATAAAAGCGTAATGAAATATCAAAAACCTTATATTGAAGGAGATTTTTAG
- a CDS encoding sigma-70 family RNA polymerase sigma factor produces the protein MPTIYSFDKVVNDFYLKNRNEFINLIHWKFPQIGLDEIEDIYQNAFLAAYDNLQSGKVQEETKWKSYIFAIGSNMALNVTKKSDLMVELPDEVGNNNESDIIGLLGNDSQIPEECLETMLEEMALLPQPCETILKDFYFLNFSMEQIAAETGYNNADTMKAKKSQCYKKLCQRVISTFKLKGISLFNTDEY, from the coding sequence ATGCCAACAATATATTCATTTGATAAGGTAGTCAATGACTTTTACCTGAAAAATAGAAATGAATTCATCAATTTGATTCATTGGAAGTTTCCTCAAATAGGGCTTGATGAAATTGAAGATATCTACCAAAATGCTTTTCTGGCAGCTTATGACAATCTACAATCGGGAAAAGTACAAGAAGAGACCAAATGGAAAAGCTATATATTTGCTATCGGCTCTAATATGGCACTGAACGTGACAAAGAAAAGTGACCTAATGGTTGAATTGCCGGATGAGGTTGGCAATAATAATGAAAGTGATATCATTGGACTATTAGGAAACGATTCTCAAATACCGGAAGAGTGCCTAGAGACAATGCTCGAAGAAATGGCACTTCTTCCTCAACCCTGTGAAACAATACTCAAAGACTTCTATTTTCTGAATTTCTCAATGGAGCAAATCGCAGCCGAAACCGGTTATAATAATGCCGATACAATGAAAGCAAAGAAGTCACAATGCTACAAAAAGCTCTGTCAGCGAGTAATTAGTACTTTTAAGTTGAAGGGCATTAGCCTATTTAACACAGATGAATATTAA
- a CDS encoding DUF2971 domain-containing protein, translating to MEEKIKNEYIANYFVNINGSDLDKAIYKIIPMNRLLEMLRDNELILVNIKLWEDVYENFFLKSKFKFEDEEFDIESDSDHYFGQSWSFEKDSDALWRIYSPDKQSVRIKTSLRMLFNTITKISYAGNNYGFIFDRLIGAVSYKSKPELEDWIKEQTIKRENIQPNIEESLFLKRDNFKHEKEVRVIYFPDKDDAKIKPNSNSQLVSFKIDALHFIDEITFDPRAESSFVVAYTEYLSSQFSYPKSRITKSDLYQFDQDIIIEIK from the coding sequence ATGGAAGAAAAAATTAAAAATGAGTATATAGCTAATTATTTCGTTAATATCAATGGTAGTGATTTAGATAAGGCCATTTACAAAATAATTCCAATGAACAGACTGTTGGAAATGCTTAGAGACAACGAACTGATTTTAGTAAACATAAAATTGTGGGAAGATGTCTATGAAAACTTTTTCTTGAAATCCAAATTCAAATTTGAAGATGAAGAATTTGACATTGAAAGCGATAGTGATCATTACTTTGGACAATCTTGGAGTTTTGAGAAAGATTCAGATGCTCTTTGGCGAATATATTCTCCAGACAAACAAAGCGTTAGAATTAAAACGTCATTAAGAATGTTATTCAACACTATAACCAAAATATCTTATGCCGGAAATAATTATGGCTTTATTTTTGATAGGCTCATTGGCGCAGTAAGTTATAAATCAAAACCAGAACTTGAAGACTGGATTAAGGAACAAACAATAAAACGAGAAAATATTCAACCCAATATTGAAGAATCATTATTCCTAAAGAGAGATAATTTTAAGCATGAAAAAGAAGTAAGAGTCATTTATTTTCCAGACAAGGATGATGCAAAAATAAAACCTAATTCAAACTCACAATTAGTAAGTTTTAAAATTGACGCATTACATTTTATTGATGAAATTACTTTTGACCCAAGAGCAGAAAGTTCATTTGTAGTTGCATACACGGAATATCTATCGTCACAATTTTCGTATCCGAAAAGTAGAATAACGAAATCTGATTTGTATCAATTTGACCAAGATATAATAATCGAAATAAAATGA